The Terriglobia bacterium genomic sequence CGGTCATCGTGGAGATGACCCGGTGCTGTTGCGGCGGTCGAAAGACGATTTGCTGGTAAAGACTGCTGGGCTCCGTCAATCCCGCGACTACCCGTGGCGGCGTGTAGATCCCGTCGTTCGCAACCGTCGAAATCATCGAGGCAAGTTGCAGCGGAGTTACCCCGACTTCCTGCCCAATGGACATCGCGCCGATTGATGATGCCGACCAGCGGCTCGGGGGCTTCACCAGCCCGCGCGTCTCCCCGGGCAGTTCAATTCCCGTATGCTGCCCGAACCCGTAATCGCGAATGTATTTGTAAAAACGATCCGGACCGAGACGTAGTCCCATTTTCACCGCCGCGACGTCGCTCGATTCGGCGTACGCCTTCTCCAGGGTTACAGTCCCGATGTGGTGTGCGTCCCGTATGCGAATCCCGCCGACATTGATGTACCCGGGATCGCAATCCGTGATCTCGTCCGTTTTCGCCAGGTGGTCTTCGAAAACCGCTGAGTAGGTAACCGTCTTAAACACCGAACCGGGCTCGTAGACATCGCTTACGGCATGGTTCTTCAGCGCGGCCGGAGTAATTTGTTTTGAAATGTTCGGATTAAACGTTGGCCTGTTTGCCAGGGCCAGTATTTCGCCCGTCCGCGGGTTTTGTACCACCACTGTCCCGGAAGCCGCGTGCGTATCCGCCATCGCTTGGGCGAGCTCGGTCTCTACAATGTATTGAATCTTCTCGTCGATGGTGAGGACCACGTTCTGACCCGGGTCCGGACGCTTTTCGATGCTGCCGAGCGATTTGCGCCGCGCGTCGAGCGAGATCACCATCTTGCCCGGCGTGCCGCGCAGTTGCTCATCGTACTCGCGCTCGATACCGGCAAGCCCCTCGTCATCAAGACCGACATAACCAAGCACCTGCGCGGTTAATTCGCGGTTGGGATAAAACCGCTTCGGCTCCTGCTGGAAGTAGATTCCCTTCAAATTCAGAGCGCGTATCCGCGCCGACACATCGCCATCAACCTTGCGCGCAATCCACGCGAAGTTTCGCGACCCCTTCAACCGCGCAAGCAGTTCGCGCGGATCCGTCTTCAGAATCCTTCCGAGTATCGATGCCGTCGAGGCTTGATCTGGAATTTCGCTGGGAACCGCAAACACCGAGTCAACCATGATCGACATCGCCAGTTCCTGCCCGTTGCGGTCATAAATAACTCCGCGCCGTGGAGCGACATCGACCGTACGCTGCTGCTGACGCTCAGCCCTGTCAACGAAAAACCCGTATTGGAAGATTTGTAGATAGACGAGCCGTCCGCAGATCGCAACGGCCCAAAAGCAAAGAAAAATGACAAAAAGATAAAGTCTTGGTTTGGCTCCGTTCGCTGCTGTAGTGGATGCCATCCGTATCCCTGATCGTAGTTCTTGAATGTTGTTGGTGGCCCCACATCTGCCGCGGTTAGCGGATGTGGGGTTACCGCATCCCGTCCTTTGAGATACCAATGGCGGTCCCACCTTGTGGACCGCCATCCTTTCGCCTAAGACTCTGGTTGAAGTCCGGCAAAACTATTGCGACAGGCTGACGACCGAAATCCCTGCTCGCGCCATTACCGGACCATTCGAGTCAGGCGCCGCGTCCATCTGCTGAACCTGACCGGCAGCCGGAACTTCAAACCCCATCGAGCGAGACAACTTGTCGATCCGCTCTGGATTCCGCAACGAAGCGTCTTCGAGTCGCAGCTCCCGGTTCTGCTCGATCAACTGGTCGCGCTGCGCCTTCGCCGCTTCAATGTTGTACCCGTACTCGATCGCCCGGAAATGCTGCCACACGTACACCGTGCACAAAACGAAAACCACCGCGGCTGCGATCATGAACATCCGCATCTCGCGCTTCCGCCCAGGATCGTCGATCTTCACCAGGCGCGAGTTATCGATCGTCTTTTGAAAGTACACTTCCGGCGAGCCGGGAACGAAACGTCGCGCCGCGGCGCGCGACGGCAACTTCGTCTCGGCAACGCTCTTGACGCGCGAGAGCAACGCTTCCTGCAAACTCGAAGTGGCAACAGCCCAGACCGACATTACGCTACCCCCATCAATAGCGGCGCATTCAACGGACGATAGAACTGCTGCTGGCCCGGAGGTAGCAGGACCGGGATCTTTTCGATCTCCTCCTGCAGCCGGACCTTGGTCTCGGCCTGATTCTCAGCCTTCTGAACCATATCCAGAAGCTCGTCAATCGTCGTACCGGTAAACATAACCATCAACCTTTCCACCTGATCCACAACCTGGAACTTATTCACATTACCCACAGAATTTTCCACATCACCGCAAAACCAATTTGGAAAATCCTAATCATCTCGTTCTCCTCGCGGCTCGCATCTTGGCGCTACGGCTCCGCGGATTCCCTGCGATCTCTTCCTCGTCTGCCGTGACCGGCTTGCGTGTCAGCACCTCCCAGGTGCCTTCGCGCGCGCCCTCGCG encodes the following:
- a CDS encoding penicillin-binding protein, whose protein sequence is MASTTAANGAKPRLYLFVIFLCFWAVAICGRLVYLQIFQYGFFVDRAERQQQRTVDVAPRRGVIYDRNGQELAMSIMVDSVFAVPSEIPDQASTASILGRILKTDPRELLARLKGSRNFAWIARKVDGDVSARIRALNLKGIYFQQEPKRFYPNRELTAQVLGYVGLDDEGLAGIEREYDEQLRGTPGKMVISLDARRKSLGSIEKRPDPGQNVVLTIDEKIQYIVETELAQAMADTHAASGTVVVQNPRTGEILALANRPTFNPNISKQITPAALKNHAVSDVYEPGSVFKTVTYSAVFEDHLAKTDEITDCDPGYINVGGIRIRDAHHIGTVTLEKAYAESSDVAAVKMGLRLGPDRFYKYIRDYGFGQHTGIELPGETRGLVKPPSRWSASSIGAMSIGQEVGVTPLQLASMISTVANDGIYTPPRVVAGLTEPSSLYQQIVFRPPQQHRVISTMTAATMKRLMEQVVLFGTARRAILNGYTSAGKTGTAQKVDPATGRYSQTNYVATFAGFAPVNNPALTIVVSLDSPKGLHQGGQVSAPVFARIAQKVLAYLNVPHDAEIKTDSQRKSMLAKLKNEDLSDGDDEHVGEPLETEADATPNSTAKSGGVMQASMKQSVSDGPPLPNPNPTPAQGTVILDAEDGQVVPSLVGMPLRTAVAKAQEAGFELAILGSGIAREQSPAPGTKLPIGSKIAVRFTR
- a CDS encoding cell division protein FtsL, which encodes MSVWAVATSSLQEALLSRVKSVAETKLPSRAAARRFVPGSPEVYFQKTIDNSRLVKIDDPGRKREMRMFMIAAAVVFVLCTVYVWQHFRAIEYGYNIEAAKAQRDQLIEQNRELRLEDASLRNPERIDKLSRSMGFEVPAAGQVQQMDAAPDSNGPVMARAGISVVSLSQ